One stretch of Rhodospirillaceae bacterium DNA includes these proteins:
- a CDS encoding zinc-dependent alcohol dehydrogenase family protein, whose amino-acid sequence MSRMIRFHRFGEAEVLKCEDVPTPKPGAGEVLVRVEAIGVSWEDVLWRQNLASEQANLPAGIGSELAGEVEALGEGVTDLALGDKVASFRAHTPNRYPAYGDHVLMPREALTRYPVAADFVATDAAVHYTPQLSAYFALANLARLKSGQTVLVTEAARCMGGAMVQMAKALGAHVVAATRDAAPHDALIRLGADKVVLTEEQDLSLAVGNFTHTKGVEVVVDGCGGHQMALLGDVAAPCGKLILYGLDGGNEAAFPAWAAFRKHLQFHRFSLLDFTGHAELGIKADDVAVKAALEEINRMTAQGMLRPIIDRVFAFDDFVEAHRHIEAFPSLGRVVMKI is encoded by the coding sequence ATGTCCCGAATGATCCGCTTTCACCGCTTTGGTGAGGCAGAGGTCCTCAAATGCGAAGACGTGCCGACACCCAAACCGGGTGCGGGCGAAGTCCTTGTGCGCGTTGAGGCTATTGGCGTCAGTTGGGAAGACGTGCTGTGGCGGCAGAATCTCGCTTCCGAGCAGGCCAATCTGCCGGCCGGAATTGGTTCGGAACTGGCGGGAGAGGTCGAGGCCTTGGGCGAGGGCGTCACCGACCTCGCTCTCGGCGACAAGGTTGCGAGCTTTCGGGCGCACACGCCGAACCGCTACCCAGCCTATGGCGATCATGTCCTGATGCCGCGCGAAGCGCTCACGCGCTATCCCGTCGCTGCGGATTTCGTGGCGACCGATGCCGCCGTCCACTACACGCCACAGCTCAGTGCCTATTTTGCTCTGGCCAATCTCGCGCGGCTGAAATCGGGCCAGACCGTGCTGGTGACCGAGGCCGCGCGCTGCATGGGCGGTGCCATGGTGCAGATGGCTAAAGCACTCGGCGCCCATGTCGTCGCCGCAACGCGTGACGCAGCACCACATGACGCGCTGATCCGGCTCGGCGCTGACAAGGTCGTGCTGACCGAAGAACAGGATCTCAGCCTCGCCGTCGGCAACTTCACGCACACCAAGGGTGTCGAGGTGGTGGTCGATGGTTGCGGCGGCCATCAGATGGCGCTCCTGGGCGATGTCGCAGCCCCCTGTGGCAAGCTTATTCTCTACGGTCTCGACGGTGGCAACGAGGCGGCTTTCCCGGCCTGGGCGGCGTTCCGCAAGCATCTTCAGTTCCATCGGTTTTCATTGTTGGACTTCACCGGCCATGCCGAACTTGGCATCAAGGCCGACGATGTCGCGGTGAAGGCCGCCCTCGAGGAGATCAACCGCATGACGGCGCAAGGCATGCTGCGGCCGATTATCGACCGGGTCTTTGCCTTTGATGACTTCGTCGAGGCGCATCGCCATATCGAAGCCTTCCCCTCCCTCGGCCGCGTGGTGATGAAGATATAG